The Pochonia chlamydosporia 170 chromosome 1, whole genome shotgun sequence genome window below encodes:
- a CDS encoding histidine kinase group protein (similar to Metarhizium robertsii ARSEF 23 XP_007820332.2) — protein sequence MTKTSRRETLRGDVELASDDDSSSPSRESSIPTDKLPPSPAPSTKNSSKKQKQTSATPASSALQICRNKHWHHISCFHGPWLQLPIEVLKIVADINRETLQPRPLDLAVVSDVFKIREGVDKATALAVGAANGLSPSTLVNVNGATPNFHSLGRGSKLSKERRRKMREVACQRLADAYRLDEVACSVLTMQSSSALEEVGDLVLQQNRQDLHAKYVHFFHEKIPSKKLVETTSLQPLTDLIESNHGQAEALRTRAAVKVFREDFEGAVADLTEALNLSRYHGQPRGSGSLGNGYEQSTTRNSTRNHDISTSDQDQPRGLVAQLLFQRASVYIIMACRHVDNSIDPSPPDQTVAPEIGYPVQTSTGPKDVQEIPKEQLESRRLVKNLAKRALKDYTTFLSHFDYSPNLPIAVITEFNYRMNQVSKGVRKPTRSHESNKPLKNHSVYPLSVLFAAVPPPDLPAYPLEEVSEINSTGQRLPEPNTSELVTYHPLLTEALHALLLCHCLVQTSTKELQRHAYMVARLVRLCDGFPIFKACRSPARSDWVKVLRRTKRLSLVSTWETLCTPPSVNEKNAHESLSSAAASLLKDSQAAISTPEDENSKLLEKPSQEDTNNPPGGLAPLQRPRSSFKHDPSPDWNTDEDSKEYPFLTERSAAIVKWTLHAPIVPSTAKRKRRPKKSGVRLNGVEADVEKLHINE from the exons ATGACGAAAACCTCGCGGAGAGAGACGCTCCGAGGGGATGTCGAATTGGCGAGTGACGATGATTCGAGCTCGCCATCTAGAGAGAGCAGCATTCCGACTGATAAACTTCCTCCGTCTCCCGCACCTTCTACCAAGAACAGCTccaagaaacaaaaacaaacatcCGCAACGCCCGCTTCATCCGCCCTCCAAATATGCCGCAACAA ACATTGGCATCACATATCATGCTTTCATGGGCCATGGCTCCAACTACCCATCGAGGTGCTGAAAATAGTCGCGGACATAAATCGCGAAACTCTTCAGCCACGCCCACTTGACCTTGCAGTTGTATCTGATGTTTTCAAAATTCGCGAAGGCGTCGACAAAGCAACCGCCCTTGCTGTAGGGGCAGCTAATGGCCTGTCTCCGTCAACCCTCGTCAACGTGAACGGGGCAACTCCAAACTTTCATTCCCTCGGGCGTGGCTCGAAACTGAGCAAGGAGAGACGACGGAAGATGCGAGAGGTGGCCTGCCAAAGACTTGCAGACGCATATCGACTGGACGAAGTAGCTTGCAGTGTCTTGACGATGCAGAGTAGCTCTGCTCTGGAAGAAGTTGGTGATTTAGTTCTGCAGCAGAATCGCCAGGATCTTCACGCGAAATACGTCCACTTCTTCCACGAAAAGATTCCCTCTAAGAAATTGGTAGAGACGACAAGCTTGCAGCCCTTGACGGATCTCATCGAGTCGAATCATGGTCAAGCAGAGGCACTTCGCACCCGAGCAGCAGTCAAGGTGTTTCGAGAGGATTTTGAAGGAGCGGTGGCTGATCTCACGGAAGCACTCAATCTGTCGAGATATCACGGCCAGCCTCGTGGCTCGGGTTCGCTAGGGAATGGTTATGAACAGTCTACTACCCGCAATAGCACAAGGAATCACGATATTTCTACTTCAGATCAAGATCAGCCCCGTGGCCTTGTAGCGCAACTACTCTTTCAACGCGCGTCTGTctacatcatcatggcttgTCGACATGTTGACAACAGCATAGACCcctcaccaccagaccaaacagTTGCGCCTGAGATTGGGTATCCTGTCCAAACCTCCACCGGACCGAAAGACGTACAAGAAATACCAAAAGAGCAACTTGAGTCCCGCAGGCTCGTAAAAAATCTGGCCAAGCGAGCATTAAAGGACTATACAACCTTTCTCTCACACTTCGACTACTCACCCAATCTGCCAATAGCAGTTATCACTGAGTTTAACTACCGCATGAATCAGGTATCAAAGGGTGTTCGTAAACCTACCAGGTCACACGAATCCAACAAACCTCTCAAAAACCACAGCGTATACCCCCTATCCGTTCTTTTCGCGGCTGTGCCGCCACCAGACCTTCCCGCTTACCCTCTTGAGGAGGTGAGCGAAATCAACAGTACCGGTCAACGTCTCCCGGAACCAAACACAAGCGAATTAGTCACATACCATCCCCTTCTAACTGAAGCTCTTCACGCCCTACTCCTCTGTCACTGCCTGGTGCAAACATCAACCAAGGAGCTTCAGCGCCATGCCTACATGGTTGCTCGCCTCGTGCGACTCTGTGACGGGTTTCCCATATTTAAGGCTTGCAGATCCCCAGCTCGATCCGACTGGGTGAAAGTCCTTCGACGAACTAAACGGCTGTCCCTCGTCTCAACCTGGGAAACTCTCTGCACACCGCCATCAGTGAATGAGAAGAACGCACATGAGTCACTTTCCTCAGCCGCTGCATCTCTCTTAAAGGACAGTCAAGCAGCCATCTCGACACCCGAAGATGAGAACAGTAAACTCCTAGAGAAGCCATCTCAAGAGGACACCAATAACCCACCTGGCGGACTCGCCCCATTGCAACGACCTAGATCGTCTTTCAAACACGACCCCTCTCCGGATTGGAACACTGATGAAGACTCAAAGGAGTATCCTTTCCTTACGGAGAGATCGGCTGCCATCGTAAAATGGACACTCCATGCCCCAATAGTACCTAGCACAGCAAAGAGAAAGAGGCGGCCAAAGAAATCGGGCGTCAGACTTAACGGCGTGGAGGCAGACGTGGAGAAGTTGCACATCAATGAGTAA
- a CDS encoding cytosolic Cu/Zn superoxide dismutase (similar to Metarhizium acridum CQMa 102 XP_007809380.1), producing the protein MRMKAIVVALGVTVNHATADDPAAVISGNPINVVYTATLPETPFFAAPELKGSVRGFISAATPPDGVGVRFTIRFENLPKTGGPFPYHIHVNQVADGNCSAAGGHLDPMNRGEDPPCDAGNLPSCQTGDLSGKYGTINSDPFVAEYVDKFSSLKREDGAFIGNRSFVIHLANKTRLTCGDFLKNQPVLKPVTLTPPGGQADSQSTKPCSKASSTSAAGNCPCNTQVTSTTATTTTTSTKSSTSSTSTTSTSSSSTSTITTTSTTATPTNTGVFVPTTTVVVAGAAATMPGSLLWWMSGAALMMFSH; encoded by the exons ATGCGGATGAAGGCGATTGTTGTTGCGCTTGGCGTAACAGTGAATCATGCAACCGCCGACGACCCTGCCGCAGTGATCAGTGGCAATCCCATCAATGTAGTCTATACGGCTACTCTTCCTGAGACTCCTTTCTTCGCAGCACCAGAACTGAAAGGAAGTGTGAGGGGTTTTATCAGCGCCGCCACGCCCCCggatggcgttggagttAGATTCACGATTCGATTCGAGAACTTGCCAAAGACCGGTGGTCCCTTTC CCTACCACATACATGTCAACCAAGTCGCTGATGGGAACTGCTCCGCAGCAGGTGGGCATCTGGACCCCATGAACCGTGGTGAGGATCCGCCTTGCGATGCTGGCAATCTCCCATCATGCCAAACCGGAGATTTATCTGGAAAATATGGCACAATCAATAGCGATCCATTCGTTGCTGAGTACGTGGACAAGTTTTCGTCATTGAAGCGGGAAGACGGGGCATTCATTGGAAACCGATCTTTTGTCATCCACCTCGCCAACAAAACTCGCCTTACCTGCGGCGACTTTCTCAAGAATCAGCCTGTCCTCAAACCTGTGACTCTTACTCCACCCGGTGGCCAGGCTGATTCTCAATCTACAAAGCCTTGCAGCAAAGCTTCCTCAACTTCAGCAGCCGGGAATTGCCCGTGCAACACCCAAGTTACCAGTACAACTGCAACTACTACCACGACATCCACAAAGTCTAGCACGTCCTCAACCTCTACGACGTCCACGTCTTCTTCTAGCACTTCTACCATCACTACGACTTCTACCACTGCTACACCCACAAACACGGGAGTTTTCGTCCCTACCACGACAGTCGTGGTGGCAGGGGCTGCTGCGACTATGCCTGGGTCATTACTGTGGTGGATGAGCGGCGCGGCACTCATGATGTTTTCTCATTAA